A genome region from Halorussus pelagicus includes the following:
- a CDS encoding helix-hairpin-helix domain-containing protein, with amino-acid sequence MGLLTKLKSLLGLEDDRSQVRRTESGVTIEREPDESAEPNVEAESAVKGVDTGTEESADATESDTPDIEDAEPTDGSETADETESTDDAAETGISTEDVTTAPEGSESAETGRDAAEPAEAVQPSSDAAHPDQSAGDEPEPTPEETEDSESDAAEEPVGEGEPLEEIKGIGSAYAERLRDAGVTDVTELAKADAEQLADETGLSDKRISTWIERAQAR; translated from the coding sequence ATGGGACTGCTCACTAAGCTGAAGTCGTTGCTTGGACTCGAGGACGACCGCTCGCAGGTGCGCCGAACCGAGTCCGGCGTCACTATCGAGCGCGAACCCGACGAGTCGGCCGAACCGAACGTGGAAGCCGAGAGCGCCGTAAAAGGCGTCGATACCGGCACGGAGGAGTCCGCCGACGCGACGGAGTCCGACACCCCCGACATCGAGGACGCCGAACCGACGGACGGCAGCGAAACTGCGGACGAAACCGAATCCACGGACGACGCGGCCGAGACCGGCATCTCCACAGAAGACGTGACGACCGCTCCGGAGGGAAGCGAGAGCGCCGAGACCGGACGCGACGCCGCCGAACCGGCAGAGGCGGTCCAACCGTCGTCGGACGCGGCCCATCCCGACCAGAGCGCGGGTGACGAACCCGAACCAACCCCCGAGGAGACCGAGGACTCCGAATCGGACGCCGCCGAGGAACCGGTCGGCGAGGGCGAACCGCTCGAAGAGATCAAGGGAATCGGGTCGGCCTACGCCGAACGCCTCCGAGACGCTGGCGTCACCGACGTGACCGAGCTAGCGAAGGCCGACGCCGAGCAACTGGCCGACGAGACGGGTCTCTCGGACAAGCGCATCTCGACGTGGATCGAGCGAGCACAGGCGCGATAG
- a CDS encoding D-aminoacyl-tRNA deacylase, with product MIAIVVSRADSASEHIGDHLLDLADWERREDDARPDAEGGGPYYRLDGTSRDASFELREFDALHLEIEETAAAFGEPNAAEATDSGASESAAADSDTPDLLVFVSRHSGDTGPLLTAHFTGNFGPADYGGVEGGLAEACPNAHARLLAAFADHAPDSYEVGMECTHHGPSEVGVPSLFAELGSDEAQWDDPEGARAVAKAVLDLAGVSPHRERQLVGFGGGHYVPRFERIERGTDWTVGHIAADWVLDAMGSPEHNREVVRRAFEESRAERAVIEGDYPDLKRVVADLGYDVVSETWVRETTGVPLELVEALEADLSAISAGLRFGDPAEEFADDTDGLADDRDRTGEMDDAYEVVELPTDLLTEAQSIDDEATREAVIARTLAFETEQSGSRAAGRAAVRDVDDREALVETLADLLHEKYDSVAREDGAVVARQTAFDPEKAQTLGVSEGPAFGKLSAGQSVTVNGREIEPETVQSERVRRFDA from the coding sequence GTGATTGCCATCGTCGTCAGCAGAGCCGACTCGGCCTCCGAACACATCGGCGACCACCTGCTGGACCTCGCGGACTGGGAGCGACGCGAGGACGACGCCCGCCCGGACGCCGAGGGCGGCGGACCCTACTACCGACTCGACGGGACGAGTCGAGACGCTTCCTTCGAACTCCGAGAGTTCGACGCCCTCCACCTCGAAATCGAGGAGACGGCCGCGGCGTTCGGCGAACCGAACGCCGCGGAAGCGACCGACTCGGGCGCGTCCGAATCGGCCGCCGCCGATTCGGACACACCCGACCTACTCGTCTTCGTCTCGCGCCACTCCGGAGACACCGGCCCGCTCCTGACGGCCCACTTCACGGGCAACTTCGGCCCGGCCGACTACGGCGGCGTCGAGGGCGGTCTCGCGGAGGCGTGCCCGAACGCCCACGCGCGCCTGTTAGCGGCGTTCGCGGACCACGCGCCCGACTCCTACGAAGTCGGGATGGAGTGTACCCACCACGGTCCCTCGGAGGTGGGCGTCCCCTCGCTGTTCGCGGAACTGGGAAGCGACGAAGCGCAGTGGGACGACCCCGAGGGCGCGCGAGCGGTGGCGAAGGCCGTCCTCGACTTGGCGGGCGTTTCCCCCCACCGCGAGCGGCAGTTGGTCGGATTCGGCGGGGGCCACTACGTCCCCCGGTTCGAGCGCATCGAGCGCGGGACCGACTGGACCGTGGGTCACATCGCGGCCGACTGGGTGCTGGACGCGATGGGGTCGCCCGAGCACAACCGCGAGGTGGTCCGGCGGGCCTTCGAGGAGAGTCGCGCCGAGCGCGCGGTCATCGAGGGTGACTATCCCGACCTGAAGCGAGTCGTCGCGGACCTCGGCTACGACGTGGTGAGCGAGACGTGGGTCCGGGAGACGACCGGCGTTCCGCTCGAACTCGTCGAAGCTCTCGAAGCCGACCTCTCGGCGATTTCGGCGGGCCTGCGCTTTGGCGACCCCGCCGAGGAGTTCGCGGACGACACGGATGGTCTCGCCGACGACAGAGACCGCACTGGAGAGATGGACGACGCCTACGAGGTCGTCGAACTGCCGACCGACCTGCTCACGGAAGCGCAGAGTATCGACGACGAGGCGACCCGCGAGGCGGTAATCGCCCGAACGCTCGCGTTCGAGACCGAGCAGAGCGGGAGTCGCGCGGCGGGCCGGGCCGCGGTCCGCGATGTGGACGACCGCGAGGCGTTAGTCGAGACGCTGGCGGACCTACTCCACGAGAAGTACGATTCGGTCGCGCGCGAGGACGGCGCGGTCGTCGCGCGCCAGACCGCGTTCGACCCAGAGAAAGCCCAGACGCTCGGGGTCTCGGAGGGACCGGCGTTCGGAAAGCTCTCGGCCGGGCAGTCGGTCACGGTAAACGGCAGAGAAATCGAACCCGAGACGGTCCAGTCGGAACGCGTTCGCCGATTCGACGCGTGA
- a CDS encoding 2-amino-3,7-dideoxy-D-threo-hept-6-ulosonate synthase — protein MDVGTAARLERIGTDGTHVIVPMDHGITLGAVNGLVDIESTIDAVTRGGADAVLTQKGIAPRVHDNKNGAGYVVHLNASTSIGPDNNDKRMTGTVKEAVRAGADAVSLHVNVGSEYEREQMEDLARVTEEAAEYGVPVLAMAYARGPGVDEHDAESLGHAVRFAEEVGSDVVKTAYSGDTESFERVVESTRLPVVIAGGEPEGDRATLEAVRGAMDAGAAGVSMGRSIFQHDDPEAITRAVTSVVHDGSSAEDALGEAGLAVEA, from the coding sequence ATGGACGTAGGAACTGCGGCACGACTCGAACGAATCGGCACAGATGGGACACACGTAATCGTCCCGATGGACCACGGCATCACACTGGGCGCGGTGAACGGTCTCGTGGACATCGAATCGACCATCGACGCCGTGACCCGCGGCGGCGCGGACGCAGTCCTCACGCAGAAGGGCATCGCGCCGCGAGTCCACGACAACAAGAACGGCGCGGGCTACGTCGTCCACCTCAACGCCTCGACTTCCATCGGACCGGACAACAACGACAAGCGCATGACCGGCACGGTCAAGGAGGCGGTCCGTGCAGGCGCGGACGCGGTGTCGCTCCACGTCAACGTCGGGAGCGAGTACGAGCGCGAGCAGATGGAAGACCTCGCCCGCGTCACCGAGGAGGCCGCCGAATACGGCGTGCCGGTGCTGGCGATGGCCTACGCCCGCGGGCCGGGCGTGGACGAACACGACGCCGAGAGTCTCGGCCACGCGGTCCGCTTCGCCGAGGAGGTCGGGAGCGACGTGGTGAAGACCGCCTACAGCGGCGACACCGAGAGCTTCGAGCGCGTGGTCGAATCGACGCGCCTCCCGGTCGTCATCGCTGGCGGCGAACCGGAAGGCGACCGCGCGACCCTCGAAGCGGTCCGCGGCGCGATGGACGCGGGCGCAGCGGGCGTCTCGATGGGCCGGTCCATCTTCCAGCACGACGACCCCGAGGCGATTACGCGCGCCGTGACGAGCGTGGTCCACGACGGTTCCTCTGCCGAGGATGCGCTGGGAGAAGCCGGTCTGGCGGTCGAAGCCTGA
- the ftsZ gene encoding cell division protein FtsZ, which yields MDSLVEDAIEEAEGGQQDSRQASSGTGAQSQAANASGTMTDEELKDVLQDLQTDITVVGCGGAGGNTVNRMAEEGIHGAKLVAANTDVQHLVEIEADTKILMGEQKTQGRGAGSLPQVGEEAALESQEEIYDAIQGSDMVFVTAGLGGGTGTGSAPVVAKAARESGALTISIVTTPFTAEGEVRRTNAEAGLERLRDVSDTVIVVPNDRLLDSVGKLPVRQAFKVADEVLMRSVKGITELITKPGLVNLDFADVRTVMEKGGVAMIGLGESDSDAKAQDSVKSAMRSPLLDVDISGANSALVNVTGGNDMSIEEAEGVVEEIYDRIDPDARIIWGTSIDEELDGEMRTMIVVTGVESPQIYGRNEAQQAKANKRLQDIDYVE from the coding sequence ATGGACTCGCTAGTCGAAGACGCCATCGAGGAAGCCGAGGGGGGACAGCAGGACTCCCGACAGGCCAGCTCGGGGACTGGGGCCCAGTCGCAGGCCGCGAATGCGTCGGGGACGATGACCGACGAGGAACTCAAAGACGTTCTGCAGGACCTCCAGACGGATATCACCGTCGTCGGCTGTGGCGGTGCCGGTGGCAACACGGTCAATCGCATGGCCGAGGAAGGCATCCACGGCGCGAAACTCGTGGCGGCCAACACGGACGTACAGCATCTCGTAGAGATCGAAGCCGACACCAAGATTCTCATGGGCGAGCAGAAGACCCAAGGCCGGGGCGCTGGCTCGCTCCCGCAAGTCGGCGAGGAGGCCGCTCTTGAGAGTCAGGAAGAGATTTACGACGCGATTCAGGGTTCGGACATGGTGTTCGTCACCGCCGGACTCGGCGGCGGGACGGGGACCGGTTCCGCGCCGGTCGTCGCCAAGGCCGCCCGCGAGTCGGGCGCGCTGACTATCTCCATCGTGACGACGCCGTTCACCGCGGAGGGCGAGGTCCGCCGGACCAACGCCGAGGCGGGACTAGAGCGCCTGCGCGACGTTTCTGACACGGTTATCGTCGTTCCCAACGACCGCCTGCTCGATTCGGTCGGGAAGCTTCCCGTCCGCCAAGCGTTCAAGGTCGCCGACGAGGTGCTGATGCGCTCGGTCAAGGGCATCACGGAACTCATCACGAAACCCGGTCTCGTCAACCTCGACTTCGCCGACGTTCGGACTGTCATGGAGAAAGGCGGCGTGGCGATGATCGGTCTTGGCGAGAGCGATTCCGACGCCAAGGCACAGGACTCGGTGAAATCCGCGATGCGCTCGCCGCTTTTGGACGTGGACATCTCGGGCGCGAACTCCGCACTCGTGAACGTCACGGGCGGCAACGACATGTCCATCGAGGAGGCCGAAGGCGTCGTCGAAGAGATATACGACCGCATCGACCCCGACGCGCGCATCATCTGGGGGACCTCCATCGACGAAGAACTCGACGGCGAGATGCGCACGATGATCGTCGTCACCGGCGTCGAGTCGCCCCAGATTTACGGCCGCAACGAGGCCCAGCAGGCCAAGGCCAACAAGCGACTGCAGGATATCGACTACGTAGAGTAA
- a CDS encoding transcription elongation factor Spt5 codes for MPMYAVKTTASQERTVADMIITREEPEIHAALAPDSLTSYVMVEADDDAVINRVLEEIPHAQSIVPGKSDISEVEHFLSPTPDVEGIAEGDIVELIAGPFKGEKAQVQRIDEGKDQVTVELYEATVPIPVTVRGDQIRVLDSEER; via the coding sequence ATGCCAATGTACGCAGTCAAGACGACCGCGAGTCAGGAGCGCACCGTGGCGGACATGATTATCACCCGCGAAGAGCCGGAGATTCACGCCGCGCTCGCGCCCGACTCGCTGACGAGTTACGTGATGGTCGAGGCCGACGACGACGCCGTCATCAACCGCGTCCTCGAAGAGATTCCCCACGCCCAGAGCATCGTGCCGGGCAAGAGCGACATCTCCGAGGTCGAACACTTCCTCTCGCCGACCCCCGACGTGGAGGGCATCGCGGAGGGCGACATCGTGGAACTCATCGCTGGACCGTTCAAAGGCGAGAAGGCGCAGGTCCAGCGCATCGACGAGGGCAAGGACCAAGTGACAGTCGAACTGTACGAGGCGACCGTTCCGATTCCGGTGACGGTTCGGGGCGACCAGATTCGCGTCTTGGACTCCGAAGAGCGGTAG
- a CDS encoding protein translocase SEC61 complex subunit gamma: protein MDIKLDLSSYVRVLKLASTPSWEEFSKISKIAGAGIILVGLLGFIMFAIMSFLPA, encoded by the coding sequence ATGGACATCAAGCTCGACCTCTCGTCGTACGTGCGAGTCCTGAAACTCGCCAGCACGCCCTCGTGGGAGGAGTTCTCGAAGATTTCGAAGATTGCGGGTGCGGGAATCATCCTCGTAGGACTGCTCGGCTTTATTATGTTCGCCATCATGAGTTTCCTCCCCGCCTAG
- a CDS encoding pyridoxal phosphate-dependent aminotransferase, translating to MDYDTPLFFHVMQYAADADRDVVDMVSGNPDWGSPDAISEGLHEYADLGGADFQYPPSEGLAALREEIAERRNVDRSQVVVTNGGGEANYLAMARALERERGSEFVLTDPVYPYYPGKTTMLGASAKYVATAEDGSLDPADVREAASEETAGIVVNTPNNPTGAVYDEATMRELVAIAEEYDALLVSDEVYDHFDFSGEFTSALAFDSDHRVVTNSYSKTFAITGFRVGYAIFPESLVDVAKTRHMLTNVATTRPGQHAVLHALRNTDPAYYEANRELLRERIETFTDALDAAGADYSTPEGAFYVMARFPEFPGTLENVERLVDEAGVAGMPGEAFGESRSDWLRFALVSPRVEEAAERLADYFA from the coding sequence ATGGATTACGACACGCCGCTGTTCTTCCACGTAATGCAGTACGCGGCCGACGCCGACCGTGACGTGGTCGATATGGTGAGCGGCAACCCCGACTGGGGGTCGCCCGACGCAATCAGCGAGGGTCTCCACGAGTACGCCGATTTGGGAGGCGCTGACTTCCAGTATCCCCCGAGCGAGGGACTGGCCGCGCTCCGCGAGGAGATCGCCGAGCGCCGGAACGTTGACCGGTCGCAGGTCGTCGTCACCAACGGCGGCGGCGAGGCGAACTACCTCGCCATGGCCCGCGCGCTCGAACGCGAGCGCGGGTCGGAGTTCGTGCTGACCGACCCCGTCTACCCGTACTACCCCGGCAAGACGACGATGCTCGGCGCGAGCGCAAAGTACGTCGCCACCGCCGAAGACGGGTCGCTCGACCCGGCCGACGTGCGCGAGGCCGCCAGCGAGGAGACGGCCGGAATCGTGGTGAACACGCCCAACAACCCCACCGGCGCGGTCTACGACGAGGCGACGATGCGCGAACTCGTCGCTATCGCCGAGGAGTACGACGCCCTGCTGGTCAGCGACGAGGTGTACGACCACTTCGACTTTTCGGGGGAGTTCACCTCGGCGCTCGCCTTCGACTCGGACCACCGCGTCGTCACGAACTCCTACTCGAAGACGTTCGCCATCACGGGATTCCGGGTCGGCTACGCGATTTTCCCCGAGTCGCTGGTGGACGTGGCCAAGACCCGCCACATGCTGACCAACGTCGCCACTACGCGACCCGGCCAGCATGCAGTCCTCCACGCGCTCCGGAACACCGACCCGGCCTACTACGAGGCGAACCGCGAGTTGTTACGCGAGCGCATCGAGACGTTCACCGACGCGTTGGACGCCGCTGGCGCTGACTACTCGACGCCCGAGGGCGCGTTCTACGTGATGGCGCGGTTCCCCGAGTTCCCCGGCACGCTGGAGAACGTCGAGCGACTGGTGGACGAGGCAGGTGTCGCGGGCATGCCTGGCGAGGCGTTCGGCGAGTCCCGAAGCGATTGGCTCCGGTTCGCGCTCGTCTCGCCCCGCGTCGAGGAGGCCGCGGAGCGATTGGCGGACTACTTCGCGTAG
- a CDS encoding nuclear transport factor 2 family protein: protein MTNADPDVVRAYYDHIDAEEYDAVFSLFADDVTYDRPGQSTLDGMAEFREFYLENRPLEDGDHEINQLVADGDTVAVRGRFTGWQDGEEVAFDFADFHRFDDDGKIEARWTYTDRDEV from the coding sequence GTGACGAACGCAGACCCCGACGTGGTCCGAGCGTACTACGACCACATCGACGCCGAGGAGTACGACGCGGTGTTCTCGCTGTTCGCCGACGACGTGACCTACGACCGACCCGGCCAGTCCACGCTCGATGGCATGGCCGAGTTTCGGGAGTTCTACCTCGAAAACCGACCGCTCGAAGACGGCGACCACGAAATCAATCAGTTGGTCGCGGACGGCGACACGGTGGCGGTGCGCGGACGATTTACCGGTTGGCAGGACGGCGAGGAGGTCGCCTTCGACTTCGCGGACTTCCACCGATTCGACGACGACGGCAAAATCGAGGCGCGGTGGACCTACACCGACCGCGACGAGGTGTAG
- a CDS encoding calcium/sodium antiporter, producing MIPLQALGGLLLSVDTLYLIGGILLLYLGAELLVDSASSLAIGYGIAPATVGVTIVAFSTTAPELFVSLVGGIGISDDIGLGNIIGSNIANIGLVLGASALVQPLSVNSKVLWRHGPFMLAAAVLLVVLGSDGTLGQMDGVGMLALLAVFTGYMLYNSRSADEEAVPDEMQIEEASGSVTPRQLAMLAGAGVCLLAGSFGLVQGGTGLLRSFGFGDLFIGITIIAFGTSLPELATSLVSSLRDEAEFSIGNVVGSNIYNILAVIGLLAVVNPLAVNSNVQTFHFPVMIAFTVGAMALMAYGRNISRWSGIALIGAYGGFVYLLFP from the coding sequence ATGATACCACTTCAAGCATTAGGAGGATTACTACTGTCAGTCGATACGCTCTATCTCATCGGGGGAATTCTCCTGCTGTATCTCGGTGCGGAGTTACTGGTCGATAGCGCCTCGTCGCTGGCTATCGGCTACGGTATCGCGCCCGCGACGGTCGGCGTCACCATCGTCGCGTTCTCGACGACTGCACCCGAACTGTTCGTCAGTCTCGTCGGTGGTATCGGTATCTCGGACGACATCGGACTGGGCAACATCATCGGTTCGAACATCGCCAACATCGGGTTAGTCCTCGGCGCGTCGGCGCTCGTCCAACCGTTGTCGGTCAACTCGAAGGTCCTCTGGCGACACGGGCCGTTCATGCTCGCGGCCGCGGTCTTGCTCGTCGTTCTGGGGAGCGACGGGACGCTCGGCCAGATGGACGGCGTCGGGATGCTCGCCCTTCTGGCAGTCTTCACGGGATACATGCTCTACAACTCCCGCTCGGCGGACGAAGAGGCCGTCCCCGACGAGATGCAGATCGAGGAAGCGTCGGGGTCGGTGACGCCTCGACAACTCGCCATGCTGGCGGGCGCGGGAGTCTGTCTTCTCGCTGGCTCGTTCGGACTCGTGCAGGGCGGCACCGGTCTCCTCCGGTCGTTCGGCTTCGGCGACCTCTTTATCGGCATCACCATCATCGCGTTCGGCACGTCGTTGCCCGAACTGGCCACCTCGCTCGTGAGTTCGCTCCGCGACGAGGCCGAGTTCAGCATCGGGAACGTCGTCGGGTCGAACATCTACAACATCCTCGCGGTTATTGGCCTGCTCGCGGTGGTCAACCCGCTGGCCGTCAACTCCAACGTCCAGACGTTCCACTTCCCCGTGATGATCGCGTTTACCGTCGGTGCGATGGCGCTGATGGCCTACGGACGAAACATCTCGCGGTGGAGCGGTATCGCGCTCATCGGTGCGTACGGTGGGTTCGTTTACCTTCTCTTCCCCTGA
- a CDS encoding sodium:calcium antiporter has translation MLGRLRHPLSAVGATTALTLPWLYIWATGSTPALTHLQTVAISGIAVLGASFMLAWGAETAEKDVPRAFALAVLAVLAVAPEYAVDALYAWTAGANVGTERGMEAANLAVANMTGANRILIGLGWSGIALFTVYRTLSSEDPAVVKESGFLKSKVQIDRDLATEIAFLLAATAYAFFVPFGAGIGMVDTLFLVGLYAIYIGIIIRGEVDEHDEQVGVPAYFQSFSKLPRVASVLLLFGYSGGMIYTAVHPFAHGLEELGLALGIPPFFMIQWIAPLASESPELIVVAYLVNKARSTAGFNALISSKLNQWTLLIGTLAVVYSIASGAVGSLPFDEKQQAEIWITAAQSFFALGILANFEISVREAIVLLVLFLSQVVAEFAVIRILAEPQAGEWSMLILYAYTAVYLVLGAALFVLRRGELRGIFDRTAANARNALPGGSDPVEHAD, from the coding sequence ATGTTAGGTCGCTTACGTCATCCGCTCTCCGCGGTCGGCGCGACCACGGCGCTCACGCTCCCGTGGCTCTACATCTGGGCGACGGGAAGCACGCCCGCCCTGACTCACCTCCAGACGGTCGCCATCTCCGGCATCGCGGTACTCGGGGCATCCTTCATGCTGGCGTGGGGTGCCGAGACGGCCGAAAAAGACGTACCGCGCGCGTTCGCGCTGGCCGTACTGGCGGTCCTCGCGGTCGCTCCCGAGTACGCGGTTGACGCGCTCTACGCGTGGACCGCCGGAGCGAACGTCGGCACCGAGCGCGGCATGGAGGCCGCGAACCTCGCGGTCGCAAACATGACCGGCGCGAACCGCATTCTCATCGGTCTGGGGTGGTCGGGCATCGCGCTGTTCACGGTGTATCGAACGCTTAGCTCGGAGGACCCCGCGGTGGTCAAGGAGTCGGGATTCCTGAAGAGCAAGGTGCAGATAGACCGCGACCTCGCAACCGAAATCGCGTTTCTACTGGCCGCGACGGCCTACGCCTTCTTCGTGCCGTTCGGCGCTGGCATCGGCATGGTGGATACTCTCTTCCTCGTCGGCCTGTACGCGATTTACATCGGTATCATCATCCGCGGCGAGGTGGACGAACACGACGAACAGGTCGGCGTTCCGGCGTACTTCCAGAGCTTCTCCAAACTCCCCCGCGTCGCCAGCGTCCTCCTGCTGTTTGGCTACTCGGGCGGAATGATTTACACCGCGGTCCACCCCTTCGCGCACGGCTTGGAAGAGTTGGGACTGGCGCTGGGCATCCCGCCCTTTTTCATGATTCAGTGGATTGCGCCGCTGGCTTCCGAGTCGCCCGAACTCATCGTGGTCGCGTACCTCGTCAATAAGGCGCGTTCGACCGCCGGGTTCAACGCGCTCATCTCCTCGAAGCTCAACCAGTGGACGCTCCTCATCGGGACGCTCGCTGTGGTCTACAGCATCGCCTCGGGCGCGGTCGGGTCGCTCCCGTTCGACGAGAAACAGCAGGCCGAAATCTGGATTACGGCGGCCCAGAGCTTCTTCGCGCTGGGAATACTGGCGAACTTCGAGATTAGCGTCCGGGAGGCAATCGTCCTGCTCGTACTCTTCCTTTCGCAGGTCGTCGCCGAGTTCGCCGTCATTCGGATACTGGCCGAACCGCAGGCCGGTGAGTGGAGCATGCTCATTCTTTACGCCTACACCGCGGTCTACCTCGTCCTCGGCGCGGCGCTGTTCGTCCTTCGGCGCGGCGAACTCCGAGGCATCTTCGACCGCACGGCCGCGAACGCCCGCAACGCGCTCCCCGGCGGCTCTGACCCGGTCGAACACGCCGACTGA
- a CDS encoding shikimate dehydrogenase, which produces MDVFGLLGNPVGHSLSPPMHEAAYDELEVDGRYVTFEPAPDDLGAAIEGAQALGVAGLNVTIPFKQDALAHVEPDDLAARIGAVNTIDFADGGDSASDAADDPPTGHNTDAAGVRRSFAHHDVTLADRDAVVVGAGGAARAAAFALADAGATVHVANRTVERAESLASELPETTAGGLDSLETRVPDADVLVNATSVGMEEDRSPVPAETLHGDLAVLDAVYRPLDTRLLREARERGATTIDGAWMLLYQGVEAFELWTGRDAPVNAMNEALRARL; this is translated from the coding sequence ATGGACGTGTTCGGACTCCTCGGCAACCCCGTGGGTCACTCGCTGTCGCCGCCGATGCACGAAGCGGCCTACGACGAACTCGAGGTGGACGGGCGGTACGTCACCTTCGAACCGGCACCGGACGACCTCGGCGCGGCAATCGAGGGCGCACAAGCACTCGGCGTTGCGGGCCTGAACGTCACGATTCCGTTCAAACAGGATGCGCTAGCCCACGTCGAGCCGGACGACCTCGCGGCCCGCATCGGCGCGGTCAACACAATCGACTTCGCGGACGGCGGCGACTCGGCGAGCGACGCCGCGGACGACCCGCCGACCGGCCACAACACCGACGCGGCGGGCGTTCGCCGGTCGTTCGCCCACCACGACGTAACGCTCGCGGACCGAGACGCCGTCGTCGTCGGCGCTGGCGGCGCGGCCCGCGCGGCCGCTTTCGCCCTCGCGGACGCTGGCGCGACTGTCCATGTCGCCAACCGAACGGTCGAGCGCGCCGAAAGTCTCGCCTCCGAACTCCCGGAAACGACCGCTGGCGGTCTCGACTCGCTGGAGACCCGCGTGCCCGACGCCGACGTGTTGGTCAACGCGACCAGCGTCGGCATGGAGGAAGACCGGTCGCCGGTCCCGGCCGAGACGCTCCACGGCGACCTCGCCGTGCTGGACGCGGTGTATCGCCCCCTCGACACGCGACTCCTGCGGGAGGCCCGCGAGCGCGGCGCGACGACCATCGACGGCGCGTGGATGCTCCTCTATCAGGGCGTCGAAGCGTTCGAACTGTGGACCGGCCGAGATGCGCCCGTGAACGCGATGAACGAGGCGCTTCGGGCACGGCTTTAA
- a CDS encoding DUF7109 family protein codes for MADTKDELAGVVDLFGGLARDDLEQALVELAFKQGKEVEREAFAAEIERAVADYYLVETERGVESGDADEPLLVAGPAAFPTVPENGEDLPHILDAPDRELDRERLGEAVAERLAEEARTLAAAGDAERAQELLDVSYDLEAWAPVETDDVRERLDRAFE; via the coding sequence ATGGCCGACACCAAGGACGAACTCGCGGGGGTGGTGGACCTCTTCGGCGGTCTCGCCCGCGACGACCTCGAACAGGCGCTGGTCGAACTCGCGTTCAAGCAGGGCAAAGAGGTCGAGCGCGAAGCGTTCGCCGCCGAAATCGAGCGCGCGGTCGCGGATTACTATCTCGTGGAGACCGAGCGCGGAGTTGAATCGGGCGACGCGGACGAACCGCTCCTCGTCGCCGGTCCCGCGGCGTTCCCCACGGTGCCGGAGAACGGCGAGGACCTGCCCCACATCCTCGACGCGCCCGACCGCGAGTTGGACCGCGAGCGACTGGGTGAGGCGGTCGCCGAGCGCCTCGCCGAGGAGGCGCGGACCCTCGCCGCCGCGGGCGACGCCGAACGAGCGCAGGAACTGCTCGACGTGAGCTACGACCTCGAAGCGTGGGCACCCGTCGAGACCGACGACGTGCGCGAGCGGTTGGACAGGGCCTTCGAGTAG